The Aeromicrobium sp. Leaf245 genome includes a region encoding these proteins:
- a CDS encoding aldose 1-epimerase, whose amino-acid sequence MTVRAVEGPLAVEIDPDHGARLVSFTVAGLELIATQPVPGVPDTITRGSYPMVPWAGRIGHGVVEHGGVRHRLPTADDGNALHGLGRDAVWTQVDDLAFEAELGDPWPAAGTATLRYALTASRLTCTLGWDGAGPGASLGFHPWFRRRLADGSEAVHDVAPERMVERGDAMLPTGLFVEPVAEPWDDCFALQRPPSIRWGDTLTLRLSSDAPWWVVYTRPEHAVCIEPQTAPPDAFAHPSWHRWLDATSITFALDVEQHGAAGRPAGVAAAP is encoded by the coding sequence GCGCGGCTCGTCTCGTTCACGGTGGCCGGGCTGGAGCTCATCGCGACGCAGCCGGTGCCCGGAGTGCCCGACACCATCACCCGGGGCAGCTATCCCATGGTCCCGTGGGCGGGCCGGATCGGCCACGGCGTCGTGGAGCACGGGGGCGTCCGGCACCGGTTGCCGACGGCCGACGACGGCAACGCGCTGCACGGTCTCGGACGCGACGCCGTCTGGACGCAGGTCGACGACCTCGCCTTCGAGGCCGAGCTCGGTGATCCGTGGCCGGCCGCGGGCACGGCGACCCTCCGCTACGCCCTCACCGCCTCGCGACTCACCTGCACCCTCGGGTGGGACGGCGCAGGCCCCGGGGCCTCGCTCGGGTTCCACCCCTGGTTCCGCCGCAGGCTCGCCGACGGCTCCGAGGCGGTCCACGACGTCGCTCCCGAGCGCATGGTCGAACGCGGCGACGCGATGCTCCCCACGGGCCTGTTCGTCGAGCCGGTGGCCGAGCCGTGGGACGACTGCTTCGCGCTGCAGCGGCCGCCGTCGATCCGCTGGGGCGACACGCTCACCCTGCGGCTCAGCAGCGACGCACCGTGGTGGGTCGTCTACACCCGACCCGAGCACGCCGTCTGCATCGAGCCGCAGACCGCCCCGCCCGACGCCTTCGCCCACCCGTCGTGGCACCGGTGGCTGGACGCGACGTCGATCACCTTCGCCCTCGACGTCGAGCAGCACGGCGCGGCGGGTCGTCCTGCAGGTGTTGCCGCAGCCCCGTAG
- a CDS encoding N-acetylmuramoyl-L-alanine amidase has translation MQQTDDMPRPRLEPGSGGTSRRVLLGGALAATATIGGLALLDRMPYVRDLPIPGRRKVQLTWLPTALRDAGLQVEATEGWADRGRPWAFDPSGVLVHHTAFRATTADPHPALDTVVDGRTGLRGPLCHLLIDRDAVCHVIAAGRANHAGEARSSGPMPAGDGNASYVGIEIDYAPQEPYGQRPTARQGEAAVRAAAVIVARFGTGADHVRYHSETSTAGKWDPGNTVDADEFRRRVAVELGDRS, from the coding sequence ATGCAGCAGACGGACGACATGCCCCGGCCCCGGCTCGAGCCCGGCTCGGGGGGCACCAGCCGGCGGGTGCTGCTCGGTGGCGCGCTGGCGGCGACCGCCACCATCGGGGGTCTCGCCCTCCTGGACCGCATGCCCTACGTCCGCGACCTGCCGATCCCCGGCCGCCGCAAGGTCCAGCTCACGTGGCTGCCCACCGCACTGCGTGACGCCGGGCTGCAGGTCGAGGCCACCGAGGGCTGGGCGGACCGCGGCCGCCCGTGGGCGTTCGACCCGTCGGGCGTGCTCGTGCACCACACGGCGTTCCGTGCCACGACCGCCGACCCGCACCCCGCGCTGGACACCGTGGTCGACGGCAGGACCGGACTGCGCGGCCCCCTGTGCCACCTGCTCATCGACCGCGACGCCGTGTGCCACGTGATCGCAGCAGGGCGGGCCAACCACGCGGGCGAGGCGCGCTCCAGCGGCCCCATGCCCGCCGGGGACGGCAACGCGTCCTACGTCGGCATCGAGATCGACTACGCGCCCCAGGAGCCGTACGGCCAGCGACCCACGGCGCGGCAGGGTGAGGCGGCGGTGCGCGCCGCGGCGGTGATCGTGGCCCGGTTCGGCACCGGCGCCGACCACGTGCGCTACCACTCCGAGACCAGCACCGCCGGCAAGTGGGACCCCGGGAACACGGTCGACGCCGACGAGTTCCGACGCCGTGTCGCGGTCGAGCTGGGCGACCGGTCCTGA